A DNA window from Vigna angularis cultivar LongXiaoDou No.4 chromosome 1, ASM1680809v1, whole genome shotgun sequence contains the following coding sequences:
- the LOC128195421 gene encoding uncharacterized protein LOC128195421, translating into MSLLRAKSSSSVFFFAFSRTLTPLIDFQRRLASVERVVSFVYALAASASDEFLDCFLKFLLAAAYDIQQNSQIPSVPDLLRANECAKCHGLKIGKAVDDDDDDDVGNYSVLAMVFPASKVSKDGVRLSSNLYYTMGCPPMGSSVFVCALQKQLLPTPASGSNQQHYMENSCLPINNCKELYLQLVPSNSGLPLKFNNFPSLDVSKVKSHVQFENDIVASPATSSSHLLLYQSFLMLVVCLLHNLRIQHLVCQIRRVNH; encoded by the exons ATGTCACTCCTCCGAGCCAAATCCTCTTCTTCGGTCTTCTTTTTCGCCTTCTCCAGAACCCTAACTCCTCTCATTGATTTCCAGAGGCGCCTTGCATCTGTTGAACGCGTTGTCTCCTTCGTCTATGCCCTTGCTGCCTCCGCCTCCGACGAGTTCCTCGATTGCTTCCTCAAGTTCCTCCTAGCTGCCGCTTACGACATCCAACAAAACAGCCAGATTCCGAGCGTGCCAGATCTTCTTCGAG CTAATGAGTGTGCCAAATGCCATGGACTAAAAATTGGGAAGgcagttgatgatgatgatgatgatgatgtgggGAACTACTCTGTGCTTGCAATGGTGTTTCCTGCTAGTAAG GTTTCGAAGGATGGAGTACGCCTGTCTTCAAACCTTTATTATACTATGGGATGTCCTCCTATGGGCTCAAGTGTGTTTGTTTGTGCATTACAGAAACAGCTCTTGCCTACTCCTGCCAGTGGGAGCAATCAACAACATTATATGGAAAATAGTTGTCTACCTATTAATAATTGCAAGGAATTGTATCTTCAGTTGGTTCCTTCTAACAGTGGGCTACCGttgaagtttaataattttccCTCATTGGACGTGTCTAAGGTGAAATCTCATGTCCAATTTGAGAATGACATTGTTGCTTCTCCTGCAACATCTTCTTCACACCTTCTTCTGTATCAAAGTTTCCTAATGCTAGTGGTTTGTCTTCTCCACAATTTGAGGATTCAGCATCTAGTGTGCCAAATCAGAAGAGTCAATCACTGA
- the LOC108332773 gene encoding uncharacterized protein LOC108332773 — protein sequence MASLEEDELVQMVQDFIESESTSSTASTSTNCHTLTHRTQFFILQDILRSEGDAAPETKVLKCVLKHMRGRKGAEKTTNLSRWLAVRMKMDGLNASICHTSWATSLGCPAGEYEYIEVTVEDEDYGKPLRVIVDIDFRSQFEVAKPTEDYKELTESVPYIFVGSEKKLCNIISLLCSAAKQCLREKGLHVPPWRTTSYMQAKWLSVSRKEGNREGSKGDVIGDEDSDIIGNWVPPLLKPKKRDLGGGSSLSNQLSNMSSVNYCC from the exons ATGGCAAGTTTAGAGGAAGACGAGTTGGTACAAATGGTGCAAGATTTTATAGAATCAGAATCAACATCCTCCACTGCTTCCACTTCCACAAATTGCCACACCTTAACCCACAGAACCCAATTTTTTATTCTGCAG GATATTCTAAGGAGTGAGGGTGATGCAGCACCTGAGACCAAGGTGTTGAAGTGTGTACTGAAACATATGAGAGGTAGAAAGGGTGCAGAGAAAACAACCAATCTCAGTAGATGGCTTGCTGTGAGGATGAAAATGGACGGTCTTAATGCTTCTATATGCCACACGTCTTGGGCCACCTCTCTGGGTTGTCCTGCAG GTGAATACGAGTATATTGAGGTGACGGTGGAGGATGAGGATTACGGTAAACCTTTGAGGGTAATAGTAGATATAGATTTCAGGTCCCAATTTGAAGTTGCGAAGCCTACGGAAGACTACAAAGAATTGACAGAGTCGGTTCCTTACATTTTTGTTGGGAGTGAGAAGAAGCTGTGCAACATAATTTCCTTGCTATGTTCTGCTGCCAAACAGTGCCTGAGAGAGAAGGGTCTTCACGTGCCTCCATGGAGAACCACATCGTACATGCAAGCCAAGTGGCTTTCGGTGAGTCGTAAAGAGGGTAACCGTGAAGGATCAAAGGGTGATGTGATTGGTGATGAAGATAGTGATATTATTGGTAACTGGGTACCTCCATTGCTGAAACCAAAGAAAAGGGATTTGGGTGGTGGATCTAGTTTGTCGAATCAATTATCTAACATGAGTAGTGTAAATTATTGTTGCTAG
- the LOC108325550 gene encoding UDP-glucuronate:xylan alpha-glucuronosyltransferase 1 translates to MATSPRALEGRHRFPASIVDLYRRRFTKGNAKDVKNEKPIQLSIRDRNSRCNFSFLKTFLLFITICITYVMLLYSTNSNHLPSVRSGWIWGGSDPRYTSDVDINWDDMLQITEKLTGKNEFQGVGLLNFNKTELDHWEQLIPNVTHVVLDLEYAAENVTWESLYPEWIEEEEGTQVPICPSLPSVRSPGIRLNLIALKLPHANGGNWSRDVARLHLQLAAARLATSFKSNYPVYVLFITKFFPIPNLFTCKELVRHEGNLWLYRPNLTVLRQKLLLPVGSCELSLPLRGKELIYAGSARTEAYVTILHSAHVYVCGAIAAAQSIRMSGSTRDLVILVDETLGEYHRSGLEAAGWKIRTIQRIRNPKAEKDAYNEWNYSKFRLWQLTDYDKIIFIDADLIILRNIDFLFGMLEITATGNDATVFNSGVMVVEPSNCTFKLLMDHIDEFESYNGGDQGYLNEIFTWWHRIPRRMNFLKHFWVGDEEEKKKMKTLLFGAEPPVLYVLHYLGMKPWLCFRDYDCNWNDDIFHEFASDVAHERWWKVHDAMPKLLQQFCMLKSKQKAKLEWDRRQAEISNYSDGHWRIEVKDKRLKKCIDKLCSWKNMLKHWGETNWTDDESYYTPTPPAIATIPFSSVTLI, encoded by the exons ATGGCTACTTCCCCACGTGCTCTTGAAGGTAGACACCGTTTTCCAGCATCCAT TGTAGATTTATACAGACGAAGATTTACAAAAGGTAATGCCAAAGATGTTAAGAATGAGAAGCCTATCCAGTTATCCATCAGAGACAGAAACTCAAGATGCaacttttctttcttgaaaactTTTCTCCTATTCATAACCATCTGCATTACTTATGTAATGCTTCTGTATTCTACAAACAGCAACCATTTACCAAGCGTTCGCTCAGG GTGGATATGGGGTGGATCAGATCCTCGGTATACATCGGATGTAGACATTAACTGGGATGATATGTTACAAATTACAGAGAAACTGACGGGGAAAAATGAATTTCAAGGAGTTGGGCTTTTAAACTTCAATAAGACTGAATTAGACCATTGGGAACAGCTTATTCCTAATGTTACACATGTTGTTCTGGACTTAGAGTATGCTGCAGAAAATGTGACATGGGAATCCCTATACCCAGAATGGATTGAGGAGGAAGAAGGGACCCAAGTTCCGATTTGTCCTTCCCTTCCAAGTGTTAGATCTCCTGGCATAAGGCTCAATCTCATAGCTCTCAAGCTTCCTCATGCCAATGGAGGGAATTGGTCTAGAGATGTTGCTCGGTTGCACTTGCAACTAGCAGCAGCTAGGCTTGCAACCTCTTTCAAAAGCAATTATCCCGTTTATGTGCTTTTTATTACCAAATTCTTCCCAATACCCAATTTGTTTACCTGCAAAGAACTCGTGAGACATGAAGGGAATCTATGGTTGTACAGACCAAACTTGACTGTTTTGAGACAAAAACTCCTCCTCCCAGTAGGATCATGTGAACTTTCACTTCCTTTGAGGGGCAAAG AGCTGATATACGCGGGAAGTGCTCGAACAGAAGCGTACGTAACCATTCTCCATTCAGCTCACGTTTATGTATGTGGAGCTATTGCTGCTGCACAAAGCATTCGGATGTCTGGATCAACTCGAGACCTGGTTATACTTGTTGATGAGACATTGGGTGAGTACCACAGAAGTGGTTTAGAAGCAGCAGGGTGGAAAATTAGGACAATACAAAGGATCAGAAACCCAAAGGCTGAAAAAGATGCTTACAACGAATGGAACTACAGCAAGTTCCGTTTGTGGCAGCTTACAGATTACGACAAGATAATATTCATCGATGCAGATTTGATCATTCTAAGAAATATAGATTTCCTATTTGGAATGCTAGAAATCACTGCAACAGGAAATGATGCCACAGTTTTTAACTCAGGTGTCATGGTGGTTGAGCCATCAAATTGCACATTCAAGCTCCTCATGGATCATATTGATGAGTTTGAGTCCTACAACGGAGGGGACCAGGGATacttaaatgaaatatttacatGGTGGCACAGGATACCAAGACGCATGAACTTTTTGAAGCATTTTTGGGTTGGAGatgaggaagagaagaagaaaatgaagactttGTTATTTGGTGCTGAGCCTCCAGTTTTGTATGTCCTTCACTATCTAGGAATGAAGCCGTGGTTGTGCTTTCGGGACTACGATTGTAACTGGAATGATGATATCTTTCATGAGTTTGCAAGTGATGTTGCTCATGAAAGGTGGTGGAAGGTGCATGATGCAATGCCTAAGCTTTTGCAACAGTTTTGCATGCTGAAGTCAAAGCAGAAGGCCAAGTTGGAATGGGATCGTAGGCAAGCTGAAATTTCGAACTACTCAGATGGGCATTGGCGAATCGAAGTTAAAGATAAGAGGTTGAAGAAATGCATAGATAAGTTGTGTTCATGGAAAAACATGTTGAAGCATTGGGGTGAAACCAATTGGACTGATGATGAGTCTTATTATACTCCAACGCCGCCTGCCATTGCCACAATCCCTTTCTCATCTGTCACATTAATTTAA
- the LOC128193323 gene encoding protein MKS1 yields MSLPEFPSGSGAGTSSPPGKKELQLQGTRPPPLRVSKDSHTIHKTRKPPLPPNAHLPQPPPENRKPVIIYTVSPKVLHVTVSDFMNVVQRLTGPSSGDEPALRPGDVSPAARLASIERTSPSERERDHGGDEDVMLMLEGLDVGQFPGILSPATLPQIAPGFFNEPQTATSFWHDLSPFWSTHSFVASPSGLFSASAISPLASPNFFNLFD; encoded by the coding sequence ATGAGCCTGCCGGAATTTCCTTCCGGTAGTGGCGCCGGAACATCATCCCCGCCGGGGAAGAAAGAGCTCCAGCTCCAAGGGACGCGTCCACCGCCGCTCAGAGTTAGCAAAGACTCCCACACCATCCACAAGACCCGCAAGCCGCCACTTCCCCCCAACGCGCACCTACCGCAGCCGCCACCAGAGAACCGGAAGCCGGTGATAATCTACACCGTGTCTCCCAAAGTCCTCCACGTCACCGTCAGCGACTTCATGAACGTGGTCCAGCGCCTCACCGGGCCATCCTCTGGTGACGAGCCCGCTCTCCGACCCGGCGACGTTTCGCCGGCAGCGAGGCTGGCGTCGATCGAGAGGACAAGCCCATCGGAGAGGGAGAGAGATCACGGCGGGGATGAGGACGTGATGTTGATGTTGGAAGGACTGGATGTGGGTCAGTTCCCCGGAATATTGTCGCCGGCGACATTGCCTCAGATAGCGCCAGGGTTTTTCAACGAGCCGCAAACGGCGACGTCTTTTTGGCACGACCTGAGCCCGTTTTGGTCTACTCACAGCTTCGTTGCAAGTCCTTCGGGGCTGTTTTCTGCCTCCGCGATTTCTCCGCTGGCGTCGCCGAACTTCTTCAATCTCTTCGACTAA